The following coding sequences are from one Pelmatolapia mariae isolate MD_Pm_ZW linkage group LG4, Pm_UMD_F_2, whole genome shotgun sequence window:
- the LOC134625728 gene encoding phospholipase B-like 1, with protein MSSLNWLHFCLLFIVAATFGSADKLTAATVYWDPDHKLVKLKEGVMEVEGDAYGFLNDTLSSTGWSVLEIRAGYGETPETDEITFFLAGYLEGFLTAQQMMDHYTNMYPQLITDPKMLDPVQKFMEEQDSWVRQQVNKSSDPLWKHAGFIVAQLDGLQAGVAAWAEKQGKKPLTLFDVQFLNAVGDLLDLIPALVPSSYPSLRDFKLPGMGHCSALIKMLPGYENLLFAHSSWYTYAASMRIYKHWDFHITEPNTATGKLSFSSYPGFLMSLDDFYLLGSGLMMTQTTNVVFSSSLFETITPNSLLAWQRVRLAHSLAKTGEEWAKTFSMYNSGTYNNQYMVLDRSKVKLGHSLDDGALTVVEQIPSLVEYSDQTQTLRRGYWPSYNIPFHQKIYTMSGYVEMWEQYGEDFSYDLCARAKIFRRDQGDVKDLESLKHIMRFNDYKKDPYSQGDPCKSICCRKDLRGEGPSPKGCYDTKVTDFHLAGDFRAEAVNGPTTQDGLPPFSWDKFSSISHQGLPQYYNFTFVKMQPILFKP; from the exons AGCTGACAGCAGCCACTGTGTACTGGGACCCCGATCACAAGCTTGTCAAGCTAAAGGAGGGGGTGATGGAGGTCGAGGGGGATGCTTACGGGTTCCTGAATGACACCCTATCCAGTACAGGCTGGAGTGTCCTTGAGATCCGAGCAGGGTATGGAGAGACTCCTGAAACGGATGAGATCACTTTCTTCCTGGCTGGCTACCTCGAAGGTTTCCTGACTGCCCA GCAGATGATGGACCACTACACCAACATGTACCCGCAGCTAATCACCGACCCAAAGATGCTCGACCCGGTTCAGAAATTTATGGA GGAGCAGGACTCATGGGTCAGACAGCAGGTGAACAAGAGCTCCGATCCTCTGTGGAAACACGCCGGATTCATCGTAGCTCAGCTGGACGGATTGCAGGCAGGAGTGGCAGCGTGGGCCGAGAAGCAAGGGAAGAAG CCGCTGACGCTGTTTGACGTCCAGTTCCTGAACGCGGTGGGAGACCTGCTGGATCTGATCCCAGCCCTGGTCCCCAGCTCCTACCCTTCACTCAGAGACTTCAAACTTCCAGGGATGGGCCACTGCTCTGCACTcatcaag ATGCTGCCGGGGTATGAGAACCTCCTGTTCGCTCATTCCAGCTGGTACACGTACGCTGCTTCGATGCGGATTTACAAACACTGGGACTTTCACATCACCGAGCCCAATACAGCCACTGGAAAACTATCCTTTAGCAGCTACCCTG GGTTCCTGATGTCGCTGGATGACTTCTACCTCTTGGGAAGTGGTCTGATGATGACGCAGACTACCAACGTTGTCTTCAGCTCCTCCCTTTTTGAAACAATCACCCCAAATAGCCTACTGGCCTGGCAGAGGGTCAGACTGGCTCACAGTTTGGCAAAAACCGGAGAAGAATGGGCCAAAACCTTTTCCATGTATAACTCTG GAACCTACAACAACCAGTACATGGTGTTGGACAGAAGCAAAGTGAAGCTGGGCCACAGTCTCGACGACGGTGCGCTGACTGTGGTGGAGCAGATCCCCAGCTTGGTGGAGTACTCAGACCAGACACAGACTCTGCGCAGAG GTTATTGGCCGTCCTACAACATTCCTTTCCATCAGAAGATCTACACAATGAGTGGTTACGTAGAAATGTGGGAGCAGTACGGAGAGGACTTCTCCTATGACCTCTGTGCCAGAGCCAAGATCTTTCGCCGTGACCAGGGTGACGTTAAGGACCTGGAATCCTTGAAGCACATCATGAGATTCAATG ACTACAAGAAGGATCCGTACTCCCAGGGTGACCCCTGCAAGTCCATCTGTTGCCGTAAAGACCTGCGAGGAGAGGGCCCTTCACCAAAGGGCTGCTATGACACTAAG GTGACAGATTTCCACTTGGCTGGAGATTTCCGTGCGGAGGCGGTGAACGGGCCGACAACGCAGGACGGACTCCCACCATTCTCTTGGGACAAATTCAGCAGCATCAGCCATCAGGGCCTGCCACAGTATTACAACTTCACTTTTGTCAAGATGCAGCCCATTCTTTTCAAACCATGA